Genomic window (Kosakonia sp. BYX6):
TCAGCACCGCCAATACAACACAGATACCAATAGCGATACCCGCGAAGAACCAGCGCTGCCAACCGCCGCTGTCTGCCAGGAAACTGAATGCCGCACCGTAGTTACGTGCATAGTGCAAATTAAGCGATGGGAACAGCGACACTGTATCCCCCAGAGCGAAGTTCTGGAGGATCAGGTACTTACTGCCCAGATCGATAATCAGCACTACTACCACCAGCCACAGCCAGCGCAGCCCTGTTGAAAAGATCGGTTTACTCATCAGGCAAACTTACGTTTTTCGCCGTCACCGGCGACGTTGCTGACACAGCGTCCGCAAATATCTGCGTGTTCCGCCACCTGGCCGACATCGTTGGTGTAGTGCCAGCAGCGCGGGCATTTATCACCTTCGGCTTTGCTCAGGGACACTTTCAGCCCTTTGAGCAGCTCGCTCTGCTGCGCATCCGCAGAAGCGCTGGCATAATCCTCAACTTTCGCCCCGGAGGTCAACAGGACAAATCGCAATTCATCGCCCAGCGCGGTCAGCTTCGCCGCCAGCTCCGGCTCTGCAAACAGCGTCACCGCCGCTTCCAGAGAACCGCCCACTTTCTTGTCGGCACGCGCCTGTTCGATAACCTTGTTCACTTCGCCGCGCACTTTCAGCAGTTCGTCCCAGAAGTCATCGTTCATCGCTTCGGTTTCCGCCAGGCCAAACAGACCTTCGTACCACTCGCCGGTGAAGACGTATTTCTCGCGGTCGCCCGGCAGGTA
Coding sequences:
- the lspA gene encoding signal peptidase II → MSKPIFSTGLRWLWLVVVVLIIDLGSKYLILQNFALGDTVSLFPSLNLHYARNYGAAFSFLADSGGWQRWFFAGIAIGICVVLAVLMYRAKASQKLNNIAYALIIGGALGNLFDRLWHGFVVDMIDFYMGDWHFATFNLADTAICIGAALIVLEGFLPSAAVKKQA